Part of the Aggregatilinea lenta genome, CGCTCAGCCGGTTGTCGCCAATGCCGGGACCGCTGGCGACGCCGTCATAGTGGCCGACGAACAGGACCGCGCGAGTACTGTCCGTACCGGGCAAACGCACAAGGATGTTTTCGACCTGAAACGCGGTGCCCAGATCAGGATGGACCGCTACCGCTGATTGGATCTCAGGCGTCAGACCGAACGCCTCGATCTGACTGATGATGTAGTCGCGGACGATCGCGTTCTCAACTGAGCCTGTGGGGCCGGGAGTGAGTGGCATCGCCTTCAGGTGCTCGAAGGCTCGAGCGGACGAGAACTGGTCGAGCGGCGCAGAGGCGGGCACGCCGTCAGGCATCGCGGTGACGCGCAAGCTCACCCAGGTGAGCACGGCCAGGATAAATGGCAAGTCTGCCTGGGTAGCCGGACTTCTCATATAGAACACTTTTCGTAGCGCTCAATGCGATAAGTGTGGGCAATCGCAGTACAAGAGGAACAGCCAAGCTCCGAAATAGCCAAATCAAGGCGTGCGCATCTGGCACTGTATTGGACTTATTGACGCGTTATTGACCCCCTGCGCGCGTTTCTTGACACGCAATTGACGCCCTTCCAGGTAGGATTCTAGGGTATGGACTCTAGATCTCACCTAGGCAGGAACACCATGCAATCCTCTCGCCGTTACCGTTCGCACTGGCGCACAGCTCTCCTGGGTCTGATCGGGATCGGTGTGCTATGGGCCGAACACCAGGCCCACCTGAGCGGCGCGCAACACAAGCTGCTGCTGATCCTGCTCGTCGTCGTGTTTTATGTTGGGGCCGGACTGTGGACCGGAGCCAGCGCAGCGGCGGCATTCGGCGTGGAAACGCGCCGTTGCACCCTGGCGGCTGACTCAACCGTGACGCCACTTATCCGCGAGCAACCGGAACTCGCAGTGCAGTTGTCGCAGCAGGTCCGCGCCGAGGTGCTGGACAATCCTGTGAGGCAGTGAAGGTTGCGCCAACCGCCCGGCGATCTGCTAAATCCGCGTCAATCGCGTATGATCCGGCTGCACGTGGAATCACTGGAGCAGCGAGCGCCTGGATCAGCCCGATATGGCCCACGACGCGGTCCAACCGCAGCCTCACGATCAGTCTGAGCAACCCCAAACCGGGCACCCGGCGCGCGGCAAGCTCAAAATCTTCCTCGGGTACGCGGCGGGTGTGGGAAAGACCTACGCCATGCTCGATGCTGCACGTCTGCGCCAGGACGAAGGCGTGGACGTGGTCATCGGGCAAGTCGAGACGCATGGCCGCGCCGAGGTCGAGGCGCTGACCCGAAGCCTGGAGATGATCGCGCCGCGCACGATCGAGGGCGACGATGCGGGCGAGCTGGACCTCGACGCGGTGCTGGCCCGGCGACCCCAGTTGGTGTTGGTCGATAACCTGGCGCACACCAACGCACCGGGATCGCGCCACACGCGGCGGTTTCAGGACATCGAGGAGCTGCTGTCGGCAGGCATCGACGTTTACACCACGCTCAACATCCAACATCTCGAAAGCCTGAACGATGTCGTGGCGCAGATCACCGGGCTGACCGTGCGCGAGACGGTTCCTGACCGGCTCATGGACGACGTGGACAGCATCGAGCTGATCGACCTGCCGCCCGACGAGCTGATCCGCCGCGTGCGCGAGGGCAAGGTCGCCCTACCCGCCTTCAACGGGCAGAGCGTGCCGGGTTTCTTCCGGCCCGGCAACCTGACCGCGCTGCGCGAACTGGCGCTGCGCCGGGCCGCCGCGCAGGTCGACGACGAGATGCGCGCCTACAAAAAGGCGCACGCGATCTTCTATTCGTGGGCAGCGACCGACCGGCTGTTGGTGTGCATCAGCGCCAACCCACTCAGCGAGCGGCTGGTACGCGCCGGGCGGCGTCTCGCTGAGCAGGCCAACGCGGAATGGTTCGTGGTCTACGTCGAGACGCCGCGAACAGCACACCTGTCGGATACGGAGCGTGACCGCATCGCGCGCACCCTGCGTCTGGCCGAAGAACTCGGCGCGAGCACGGTGATCGTTCCCGGCCAGTCCGTGGCCGACTCGATCCTGCAATACGCCCGCGCGCACAACGTCACCAAGATCATCGTGGGCAAGTCGCTGGGTGCAGGCTGGCGTGACGCGCTGCGCCGCTCGGTCGTAGAGCGCATCATCCAGCACAGCGACGAAATCGACGTGTTCGTGATCAGCGCGCCCGCAGCACCGATCCCGCGCCTGCCGTACCTGCCGCCGCGCCTGCCCGATCTGCGCCATGCGTTGTACAGCGCCGGGCTGGTCGCACTGGTCACGCTGTTTGGCCAGTTCGTGCACCGGATCATCGAGCCGACCAATCTGGTGATGGTTTACCTGCTGGTGGTGGTCATCGCCGCGACACGCTGGGGGCGAGGACCGTCCCTGCTCGCGGCGGGGCTGAGCGTACTGGCGTTCGACTTCTTCATCGTGCCGCCCCGACTGACCCTGGCCGTCTCGGACGCACAGTACCTGCTCACCTTCGTCGGGCTGTTCGGCACCGGCATGGTCATCAGTACCCTGGCCGCGCGCGAGCGCGAGCAGATGGAAGCGGCCCAGCGCCGCGAAACGTACACCGCCGCCCTGTATGCACTCAGCCGCGACCTCGCCACGACCATCGATCTCGGCGTCATCGTCGAGGCGGCGATCAAGCACGTCAGCGACCTGTTCAACTGCGAGGTGGCAATCTTCCTGCCCGGTGACGAGGGGTTGGTCCTGGCCACCCACAGTCCGGATTTCACCGACGAGCCGCAGAGCGGCGCGGTCGCGGCATGGGTCTTCCAGCGCGGGCAGATGGCGGGCCACGGCACGGAAACGCTCAACACCGCGCGGGCGCGCTATCTGCCGCTAAAAACGGCGCAAAGCACATCGGGCGTGGTCAGCGTCCGGCTGAACGAAGCCGATCCGCCGCTCAACCCGGACCAGGAGCGGCTGCTGCAAGCGCTGCTCAGCCAGGCTGCGCTGGCCATTGAAGCGACGCAGCTCGCCCAGAACGCGCGGCAGGCGCAGCTTTTGCGCGAAACGGAAAAGCTGCAAACCGCGCTGCTGAACTCCGTCTCGCACAACCTGCGCACGCCGCTGGTATCGATCACCGGGGCGCTGAGCAGCCTGCGCGACGACGCGGGGTTCCTCGACGAGACTGCGCAGCGCGAGCTGCTCGATACCGCGTGGGAAGAAGCCGAGCGCCTGAACCATCTGGTGGGCAACCTGCTCAACATGACGCGGCTCGAAGCGGGCGCGATGCGGCTGGGCACAACGCTATGCGACGTGCAGGATCTGGTCGGCGTGACGCTGGCCCAGATGAGCAATCGCCTGCGCCA contains:
- a CDS encoding sensor histidine kinase is translated as MAHDAVQPQPHDQSEQPQTGHPARGKLKIFLGYAAGVGKTYAMLDAARLRQDEGVDVVIGQVETHGRAEVEALTRSLEMIAPRTIEGDDAGELDLDAVLARRPQLVLVDNLAHTNAPGSRHTRRFQDIEELLSAGIDVYTTLNIQHLESLNDVVAQITGLTVRETVPDRLMDDVDSIELIDLPPDELIRRVREGKVALPAFNGQSVPGFFRPGNLTALRELALRRAAAQVDDEMRAYKKAHAIFYSWAATDRLLVCISANPLSERLVRAGRRLAEQANAEWFVVYVETPRTAHLSDTERDRIARTLRLAEELGASTVIVPGQSVADSILQYARAHNVTKIIVGKSLGAGWRDALRRSVVERIIQHSDEIDVFVISAPAAPIPRLPYLPPRLPDLRHALYSAGLVALVTLFGQFVHRIIEPTNLVMVYLLVVVIAATRWGRGPSLLAAGLSVLAFDFFIVPPRLTLAVSDAQYLLTFVGLFGTGMVISTLAAREREQMEAAQRRETYTAALYALSRDLATTIDLGVIVEAAIKHVSDLFNCEVAIFLPGDEGLVLATHSPDFTDEPQSGAVAAWVFQRGQMAGHGTETLNTARARYLPLKTAQSTSGVVSVRLNEADPPLNPDQERLLQALLSQAALAIEATQLAQNARQAQLLRETEKLQTALLNSVSHNLRTPLVSITGALSSLRDDAGFLDETAQRELLDTAWEEAERLNHLVGNLLNMTRLEAGAMRLGTTLCDVQDLVGVTLAQMSNRLRHRTVNVDVPGSLPPISIDLVLVAQALVNLVDNAIKYSPPDAPIEIRAYEAGPDVRIDVSDHGPGILPADLKHIFDKFYRVQRLSDVTGSGLGLSISQGIVELHNGRIWATNRENGGARFTIALPAASIHSSQENQP